From Polyodon spathula isolate WHYD16114869_AA chromosome 24, ASM1765450v1, whole genome shotgun sequence, one genomic window encodes:
- the LOC121299384 gene encoding aromatase-like: MKQVQVEERILKMLIPVHHNIIDIVPECMSETTVMLSLLLCLFMLVWNCKVKASIPGPIFFMGIGALLSYGRFLWTGIGNASNYYNEKYGDRVRVWIDGKETLFHSRSSAVHHVLKHEKYATRFGNKRGLQCVGMNDGVIFNCNITLWKKLRSYFAKALTGPTLQKAVTACTDSTTLHLNKLPEMTNHYGQVDVLMLLRLITVNVSNRLFLNVPMDEKEVVSKIQQYFDIWQALLLKPDIFFMFKWMYQRHEAAAQELPKAIDKLIEKKRKALLEAEKLEDYIDFTSELIFAQSHGELSADNVKQCVLEMLIAAPDTMSVTLLYMLMLIAQHPEVERKLLEEIDTVIGEKEIQNRDLQNLKVLESFINESLRFHPVVEFSMRRAIEDDVIEGYTVRKGTNIILNMGWMHTMEFFLKPHEFSLDNFHRTVPSRFFQPFGSGPRSCIGKHTALAMMKVILVTLLKRYTVQLQTGCSLKTMKTSNDLSQHPIETQNKLDMIIIPRQKTE; this comes from the exons ATGAAACAGGTCCAGGTGGAGGAGCGGATTTTGAAGATGCTCATTCCAGTTCATCATAACATCATTGACATTGTGCCAGAATGCATGTCTGAAACTACAGTGATGCTTTCTCTCCTGTTGTGTCTCTTCATGCTAGTGTGGAACTGTAAGGTTAAAGCATCTATACCAG GTCCCATTTTCTTTATGGGTATTGGTGCACTCCTTTCATATGGCAGATTTCTATGGACAGGAATAGGAAATGCAAGCAACTACTACAATGAGAAATATGGAGATAGAGTCAGAGTATGGATTGATGGAAAAGAAAC CTTGTTTCACTCCAGATCCTCTGCTGTGCATCACGTATTGAAACATGAAAAGTATGCCACGCGATTCGGAAACAAGCGTGGTCTGCAGTGTGTTGGCATGAATGACGGTGTTATTTTTAACTGTAACATTACTCTTTGGAAGAAGTTACGCTCCTATTTTGCTAAAG CTCTTACAGGTCCAACATTGCAGAAAGCTGTAACAGCCTGTACTGATTCCACTACCCTACACTTGAACAAGCTCCCCGAGATGACCAATCACTACGGCCAGGTGGACGTCTTAATGCTACTTAGACTGATCACTGTGAATGTCTCCAACAGGCTATTTCTGAATGTTCCAATGGACG AAAAGGAAGTGGTGTCTAAAATACAGCAGTACTTTGACATCTGGCAAGCACTACTTTTAAAGCCAGACATTTTCTTCATGTTCAAATGGATGTATCAAAGACATGAGGCTGCTGC ACAGGAATTACCAAAAGCTATTGATAAGCTCATTGAGAAAAAGCGAAAGGCACTTCTAGAAGCTGAGAAATTGGAGGATTACATTGATTTCACATCAGAATTAATATTTGCTCAG AGTCACGGGGAGCTGTCTGCTGACAACGTGAAGCAATGTGTGCTGGAGATGCTGATAGCTGCACCCGACACCATGTCGGTCACTTTGTTGTACATGCTAATGCTTATTGCCCAACACCCCGAGGTTGAGAGGAAACTGCTGGAGGAAATTGACACTGTTATAG gggaaaaagaaatacaaaacagagaCTTGCAGAATTTAAAGGTCTTGGAAAGCTTCATCAATGAGAGCCTGAGATTCCATCCAGTGGTGGAATTCTCCATGCGCAGAGCCATTGAAGATGATGTCATTGAAGGCTACACTGTGAGAAAGGGAACAAACATCATCCTGAACATGGGTTGGATGCATACAATGGAATTCTTTCTCAAACCACATGAGTTCAGCCTGGATAACTTTCACAGAACT GTTCCCAGTCGGTTCTTCCAGCCGTTCGGGTCTGGCCCTCGGTCCTGTATAGGGAAGCACACAGCCCTGGCGATGATGAAAGTGATCCTGGTTACCCTTCTGAAGAGATACACTGTCCAGCTTCAGACAGGATGTTCTTTAAAAACCATGAAAACCAGCAATGATCTGTCTCAGCACCCCATCGAGACTCAAAACAAGCTGGACATGATTATTATTCCCAGACAAAAAACAGAGTaa